In Corynebacterium nuruki S6-4, the following proteins share a genomic window:
- a CDS encoding MarR family winged helix-turn-helix transcriptional regulator produces the protein MTDNNFDSSSDSDFDGNLGDGATPAPDLTDRVTRLAMLLRHADMASHPGHPFGGVRAGQGRVLHVLSLRSPMPQRELAYMLGVRPQSLSEVLGKLESAGFITRERDTTDRRTFLVDLTDTGRDAAGSSPATEDPFDVLDADEQQALSDMLSRVTTALREKFPDLPERPHGRGPHGHGGHGGHDHGPHGHGGPGFDGARGGHGGRGGRGGHGGHGGRGHGHGPAGTAMDMADGWARRMRGRGFGRGFGQGFGRGFGLA, from the coding sequence ATGACCGACAACAACTTCGACAGCAGCTCCGACAGTGACTTCGACGGCAACCTGGGCGACGGCGCCACCCCGGCCCCGGACCTCACCGACCGCGTCACCCGGCTCGCCATGCTGCTGCGTCACGCCGACATGGCGTCCCACCCCGGGCACCCGTTCGGCGGCGTGCGGGCCGGCCAGGGACGCGTGCTGCACGTCCTGTCACTGCGCAGTCCCATGCCCCAGCGCGAACTGGCCTACATGCTCGGCGTCCGCCCCCAGTCCCTCAGCGAGGTACTGGGCAAGCTGGAGTCCGCCGGATTCATCACCCGTGAGCGGGACACCACCGACCGCCGTACCTTCCTCGTGGACCTCACCGACACCGGACGGGACGCCGCGGGTTCCTCCCCCGCCACCGAGGATCCCTTCGACGTCCTCGACGCCGACGAGCAGCAGGCACTGTCCGACATGCTCTCGCGGGTCACCACCGCCCTCCGTGAGAAGTTCCCCGACCTCCCCGAGCGCCCGCACGGCCGCGGACCTCACGGGCACGGCGGGCACGGCGGGCACGACCATGGCCCGCACGGCCACGGTGGGCCGGGGTTCGACGGTGCGCGCGGTGGTCACGGTGGTCGAGGCGGCCGTGGTGGGCACGGTGGGCACGGTGGCAGGGGCCACGGCCACGGTCCCGCCGGTACCGCCATGGACATGGCCGACGGGTGGGCCCGCAGGATGCGCGGCCGCGGCTTCGGTCGGGGCTTCGGGCAGGGCTTCGGTCGGGGTTTCGGCCTGGCCTGA
- the smpB gene encoding SsrA-binding protein SmpB, with translation MAKKSTPVDSGLKKGKKKGGARGGKSGGGPLVVATNRKARHNYRILETYEAGIALVGTEVKSLREGKASLVDAFATVDDGEIWLRNLHIPEYTHGTWTNHAPRRTRKLLMHRGEIDSVMGKVRDGNNTLVPLQIYFVGGKAKVELALATGKQDYDKRQDIKRRTEEREVTRELGRRIKGINA, from the coding sequence ATGGCCAAGAAGAGCACGCCGGTGGATTCCGGACTGAAAAAGGGGAAGAAGAAGGGCGGCGCCCGTGGCGGGAAGTCCGGGGGCGGCCCGCTCGTCGTCGCCACCAACCGCAAGGCCCGCCACAACTACAGGATCCTCGAGACCTACGAAGCGGGGATCGCGCTGGTCGGTACCGAGGTGAAGTCGCTGCGCGAGGGGAAGGCCTCCCTGGTGGACGCCTTCGCCACCGTCGACGACGGCGAGATCTGGCTGCGGAACCTGCACATCCCCGAGTACACGCACGGCACCTGGACCAACCATGCGCCGCGCCGCACCCGCAAGCTGCTCATGCACCGCGGGGAGATCGACTCGGTCATGGGTAAGGTGCGCGACGGCAACAACACCCTCGTGCCGCTCCAGATCTACTTCGTCGGCGGCAAGGCCAAGGTCGAGCTCGCGCTGGCGACGGGTAAGCAGGACTACGACAAGCGGCAGGACATCAAGCGCCGCACCGAGGAGCGCGAGGTCACCCGCGAACTGGGACGCCGCATCAAGGGCATCAACGCCTGA
- the ftsX gene encoding permease-like cell division protein FtsX, which produces MLRFVLREAFGGLRRNLTMTVAMVITTAISLALLATGVLITTMTSETKEIYLDRIEVMVQLDDQTSTTDTDCSGAECSAIRQKLDDDDNVESVTFRNKDQSYQRFVDLFRDSDPQLVQQTSQDAFPAALHVRLADPLDTSAIDNIRDMPGVATVVDQGDDLRGATKNLDGIRNASFILAAVQAVAAVFLIMNMVQIAASQRRREVGIMRMVGASRWYTQLPFILEAAVAALIGSVVAVGALFAGKSFLLDHALRSLYDAHLIARINVGDVWLVAPFVVIAGVVVAAVTAEVTLRWYVKDQR; this is translated from the coding sequence ATGCTCAGATTCGTTCTCCGCGAGGCCTTCGGCGGCCTGCGCCGGAACCTCACCATGACCGTCGCGATGGTCATCACCACCGCGATCTCCCTGGCACTGCTGGCCACCGGTGTGCTCATCACCACCATGACCTCGGAGACCAAGGAGATCTATCTCGACCGCATCGAGGTCATGGTCCAGCTCGACGACCAGACCTCGACGACGGACACCGACTGTTCCGGCGCCGAGTGCTCCGCCATCAGGCAGAAGCTCGACGACGACGACAATGTCGAGTCCGTCACCTTCCGCAACAAGGACCAGAGCTACCAGCGCTTCGTGGACCTGTTCCGGGACTCGGACCCGCAGCTGGTCCAGCAGACCTCGCAGGACGCCTTCCCCGCGGCCCTCCACGTCCGGCTGGCGGACCCGTTGGACACCTCGGCCATCGACAACATCCGGGACATGCCCGGCGTCGCGACGGTCGTGGACCAGGGCGATGACCTGCGCGGCGCGACGAAGAACCTCGACGGAATCCGCAACGCCAGCTTCATCCTGGCCGCGGTGCAGGCGGTCGCCGCCGTGTTCCTCATCATGAACATGGTCCAGATCGCGGCGTCCCAACGGCGCAGGGAGGTCGGCATCATGCGGATGGTCGGTGCGAGCCGCTGGTATACCCAGCTGCCGTTCATCCTCGAGGCCGCCGTCGCCGCGCTCATCGGCTCGGTGGTGGCTGTCGGGGCACTGTTCGCCGGGAAGTCGTTCCTGCTCGACCATGCCCTGCGCTCGCTCTACGACGCCCACCTCATCGCCCGGATCAATGTGGGGGACGTGTGGCTGGTCGCCCCGTTCGTCGTCATCGCGGGCGTGGTCGTCGCCGCGGTGACCGCCGAGGTCACGCTGCGCTGGTATGTGAAAGACCAGCGCTGA
- the ftsE gene encoding cell division ATP-binding protein FtsE — protein MITFEKVSKTYRNAGRPALKDISVDIDKGEFVFLIGPSGSGKSTFLQLIMAEERPDSGTVTVGDQEVNTLKSRQIPPYRQRIGYVFQDFRLLPKKSVSDNVAFALEVIGKDRAAIAKAVPEALDLVGLSGKEHRLPDELSGGEQQRVAIARAVVNRPLVLLADEPTGNLDPDTSAEIMALLARINRGGTTVVMSTHDNVAVDSMRRRVLELSNGKLVRDDAHGVYGVGR, from the coding sequence GTGATCACATTCGAGAAGGTCAGCAAGACGTACCGGAATGCCGGACGCCCGGCGCTGAAGGACATCTCGGTGGACATCGACAAAGGGGAGTTTGTCTTCCTCATCGGCCCCTCGGGATCGGGCAAGTCCACCTTCCTGCAGCTCATCATGGCCGAGGAGCGACCCGACAGTGGCACCGTCACGGTCGGCGACCAGGAGGTCAACACCCTGAAGAGCCGGCAGATCCCGCCGTACCGGCAACGTATCGGCTATGTCTTCCAGGACTTCCGGCTGCTGCCGAAGAAGTCCGTCTCCGACAATGTTGCCTTCGCCCTGGAGGTCATCGGCAAGGACCGTGCCGCCATCGCCAAGGCCGTCCCCGAGGCGCTCGACCTCGTCGGGCTGTCGGGGAAGGAACACCGGCTCCCCGACGAGCTCTCCGGTGGTGAGCAGCAGCGCGTCGCCATCGCCCGCGCGGTGGTGAACCGTCCGCTGGTGCTGCTGGCCGACGAGCCGACCGGCAACCTCGACCCGGACACGTCCGCGGAGATCATGGCGCTGCTCGCCCGGATCAACCGGGGCGGGACGACGGTGGTCATGTCCACCCACGACAATGTCGCGGTCGACTCGATGCGTCGTCGCGTCCTGGAACTGTCCAACGGAAAACTCGTCCGGGACGACGCGCACGGCGTCTACGGCGTGGGAAGGTAG
- a CDS encoding AbgT family transporter, which translates to MPQNITSEHDEVRRGTTTGLTHDAGPPDVPPGTDDHAHPRTPGLLGVIERVGNLLPNPFWLFVCLGGVVLLLSWLGSLIGMTATDPQTGDKVEVVNLLSADGLTEIVTGAVDNFTGFPPLGVIITVMLGVAVAEHAGLISAAVRAVVARTGPKTLTFLVALTAVTGSVASDAIFVIMIPLGAMAFNALGRSPVVGAIVAFAGSAAGFDASLLLNITDVLLSGISTSAAHIVDPDYEVNPLSNYYFVIASSIVLALIITVVTEFFMDRKIHQIVNHADVDYSSIAFTDEDGNQIEDLSLSTTERRGLRLAGVAFAVCLAGYFSLLFISGSPLQGEGGSVMDSPLITSIAVPIAVIFFILGVVYGLAVGSVRKSTDIPDFMIRGLETMLPILVLFFVVSQFVAWFSASNIGVWVSIKGSDMLQSWNLPTVVLLGGFVVMVGVLNMLITSGSAQWALMAPIVVPMMMYLGLSPEVTQMLYRIGDSTTSIVTPMNPYFAMAFAFVLRYYRKAGLGTVMSMTIPYCLALMVGWFLFFVAWWALGIPLGPGAPMEYPG; encoded by the coding sequence ATGCCACAGAACATCACATCAGAACACGACGAGGTCCGACGCGGAACCACGACAGGCCTCACCCATGACGCAGGACCACCCGACGTCCCGCCCGGGACCGACGACCACGCGCATCCGCGCACCCCCGGCCTCCTCGGCGTCATCGAACGCGTCGGCAACCTCCTGCCCAACCCCTTCTGGCTCTTCGTCTGCCTCGGCGGCGTGGTCCTCCTCCTCAGCTGGCTCGGCTCCCTCATCGGCATGACGGCCACCGACCCGCAGACCGGGGACAAGGTCGAGGTCGTCAACCTGCTCAGTGCCGACGGACTCACGGAGATCGTCACCGGGGCCGTCGACAACTTCACCGGCTTCCCGCCGCTGGGCGTGATCATCACCGTCATGCTCGGCGTCGCCGTCGCCGAACACGCCGGCCTGATCTCCGCCGCCGTACGCGCCGTCGTCGCCCGCACCGGCCCGAAGACCCTCACCTTCCTCGTCGCCCTCACCGCCGTCACCGGCTCCGTCGCCTCGGACGCCATCTTCGTCATCATGATCCCGCTGGGGGCCATGGCCTTCAACGCCCTCGGCCGCTCCCCCGTCGTCGGTGCGATCGTCGCCTTCGCCGGTTCCGCCGCCGGCTTCGACGCCTCCCTCCTGCTCAACATCACCGACGTCCTGCTCTCCGGGATCTCGACCTCCGCCGCCCACATCGTGGATCCCGACTACGAGGTCAACCCGCTGTCGAACTACTACTTCGTCATCGCCTCGTCGATCGTGCTCGCACTGATCATCACCGTGGTCACCGAATTCTTCATGGACCGGAAGATCCACCAGATCGTCAACCACGCCGACGTCGACTACTCCTCCATCGCCTTCACCGACGAGGACGGCAACCAGATCGAGGACCTGTCACTCAGCACCACCGAACGGCGCGGTCTCCGGCTCGCCGGCGTCGCCTTCGCCGTCTGTCTGGCCGGCTACTTCTCGCTGCTGTTCATCTCCGGGTCCCCGCTGCAGGGCGAGGGCGGCTCCGTCATGGACAGCCCCCTGATCACCAGCATCGCGGTCCCCATCGCCGTGATCTTCTTCATCCTCGGCGTGGTCTACGGCCTGGCCGTCGGTTCCGTCCGGAAGTCCACCGACATCCCCGACTTCATGATCCGCGGCCTGGAGACCATGCTGCCGATCCTGGTGCTCTTCTTTGTCGTCTCCCAGTTCGTCGCCTGGTTCTCGGCGTCCAACATCGGTGTGTGGGTCTCCATCAAGGGCTCCGACATGCTGCAGAGCTGGAACCTGCCGACCGTCGTCCTGCTCGGCGGCTTCGTGGTGATGGTCGGCGTGCTCAACATGCTCATCACCTCCGGGTCGGCGCAGTGGGCGTTGATGGCACCGATCGTCGTGCCGATGATGATGTATCTCGGCCTCTCCCCCGAGGTCACCCAGATGCTGTACCGCATCGGCGACTCGACCACCTCGATCGTCACCCCGATGAACCCCTACTTCGCGATGGCCTTCGCCTTCGTGCTGCGCTACTACCGCAAGGCCGGACTCGGCACGGTCATGTCGATGACCATCCCCTACTGCCTCGCCCTGATGGTCGGCTGGTTCCTGTTCTTCGTCGCCTGGTGGGCGCTCGGGATCCCGCTGGGTCCGGGCGCACCGATGGAGTACCCGGGGTAG
- a CDS encoding RtcB family protein: MATDNVGIPGVTLKEHNLLCFASEVDDNVLGQARQLAGLPFIFPHVALMPDAHFGKGSSVGTVFGTEKAVIPAAVGVDIGCGMIGVRTSFTAADLVDHDLVDLRDAIERTIPLSPGRYNGRVLGGTAEAHTRELSELAERTGVDLGHSPKWRQQLGSLGGGNHFIELSLDEEDRVWMFLHSGSRGVGNKIAQKHIRTAQKLMRKFWIELPDRDLAYLPEGTPEFDSYLRDLAWAQRFAWLNREEMMDRFSTLLGEWIGEPVTETERINCHHNYTVKEEHYGKTVWLTRKGAVKADEGVKALIPGSMGTASYVVEGRGFAPGLRSAPHGAGRRFSRTEARKRFTADDLEERMGSIVHRPGVAFVDEIPDAYKDIDVVMADAEPLVKVLHRLRQVMNVKGT, from the coding sequence ATGGCCACTGACAACGTCGGCATTCCGGGCGTGACGCTCAAGGAGCACAACCTGCTCTGCTTCGCGTCCGAGGTCGACGACAATGTCCTCGGTCAGGCCCGGCAGCTCGCCGGCCTGCCGTTCATCTTCCCGCACGTCGCGCTCATGCCGGACGCCCACTTCGGCAAGGGTTCCTCCGTCGGCACCGTCTTCGGCACCGAGAAGGCCGTCATCCCGGCCGCCGTCGGTGTGGACATCGGCTGCGGCATGATCGGCGTCCGCACGTCGTTCACCGCGGCGGACCTCGTCGACCACGATCTCGTCGACCTGCGGGACGCCATCGAGCGCACCATCCCGCTGTCCCCGGGCCGGTACAACGGCCGGGTCCTCGGCGGTACCGCGGAGGCACACACCCGCGAGCTCTCCGAGCTGGCGGAACGCACCGGCGTGGACCTCGGGCACTCGCCGAAGTGGCGCCAGCAGCTGGGCTCCCTCGGCGGCGGCAACCACTTCATCGAGCTCAGCCTCGACGAGGAGGACCGCGTGTGGATGTTCCTGCACTCCGGCTCCCGGGGCGTGGGCAACAAGATCGCGCAGAAGCACATCAGGACCGCGCAGAAGCTGATGCGGAAGTTCTGGATCGAGCTGCCGGACCGGGATCTGGCGTACCTGCCGGAGGGGACGCCGGAATTCGACTCCTACCTGCGGGACCTCGCCTGGGCGCAGCGTTTCGCATGGCTGAACCGGGAGGAGATGATGGACCGGTTCTCGACCCTGCTCGGTGAGTGGATCGGGGAGCCGGTCACTGAGACCGAACGGATCAACTGCCACCACAACTACACCGTGAAGGAGGAGCACTACGGTAAGACGGTGTGGCTCACCCGGAAGGGTGCCGTGAAGGCGGACGAGGGTGTGAAAGCGCTGATCCCGGGGTCGATGGGCACGGCGTCCTACGTCGTGGAAGGGCGCGGTTTCGCGCCCGGCCTGCGGTCTGCCCCGCACGGGGCAGGACGCCGGTTCTCCCGGACGGAGGCCCGTAAGCGATTCACCGCCGACGACCTGGAGGAGCGGATGGGTTCTATCGTCCACCGGCCCGGCGTCGCTTTCGTCGACGAGATCCCGGACGCCTACAAGGACATCGACGTCGTCATGGCGGACGCCGAGCCGCTGGTGAAGGTGCTGCACCGGCTGCGGCAGGTGATGAACGTCAAGGGGACGTAG
- the prfB gene encoding peptide chain release factor 2, which yields MQPDVTAAIDDIDSTLTTIEKVLDLDELDAQVRELEAQASDPSLWDDPDHAQQVTSKLSHVQGRLKKVRGLRSRLDDLPVMYEMAEESEGEDAAEAKELADAELAELKEAVDSLEVTTMLSGEYDDREAVVNIRSAAGGVDAADWAEMLMRMYTRWAEKHGHKVEVYDISYAEEAGIKSATFVVHGDYMYGTLSVEQGTHRLVRISPFDNQGRRQTSFAEVEVLPVVEQSDHVDIDENEVRVDVYRSSGPGGQSVNTTDSAVRLTHIPTGIVVTCQNEKSQIQNKASAMRVLAAKLLERKRQEEAAEMDALRGDGSNSWGNQMRSYVLHPYQMVKDLRTNYEVNDPQKVLDGDIDGFLEAGIRWRMAQQQGEGA from the coding sequence ATGCAACCGGACGTGACCGCAGCGATCGACGACATCGACAGCACCCTCACCACCATCGAGAAGGTGCTCGACCTGGACGAACTGGACGCGCAGGTCCGGGAGCTCGAGGCGCAGGCCTCCGACCCGTCCCTGTGGGACGACCCGGACCACGCCCAGCAGGTCACCAGCAAGCTCAGCCATGTGCAGGGCCGGCTGAAGAAGGTGCGCGGGCTGCGCTCCCGGCTCGACGACCTGCCGGTGATGTACGAGATGGCGGAGGAGTCCGAGGGGGAGGACGCCGCCGAGGCGAAGGAACTGGCGGACGCCGAACTCGCGGAGCTGAAGGAGGCGGTCGACTCGCTGGAGGTCACCACCATGCTCTCCGGTGAGTACGACGACCGCGAGGCCGTGGTGAACATCCGGTCGGCCGCCGGTGGTGTGGACGCCGCGGACTGGGCCGAGATGCTCATGCGCATGTACACCCGCTGGGCGGAGAAGCACGGCCACAAGGTCGAGGTCTACGACATCTCCTACGCGGAGGAGGCGGGCATCAAGTCCGCGACCTTCGTCGTCCACGGCGACTACATGTACGGCACCCTCTCGGTGGAGCAGGGGACGCACCGGCTGGTGCGCATCAGCCCGTTCGACAACCAGGGCCGGCGCCAGACCTCCTTCGCCGAGGTCGAGGTGCTGCCGGTGGTGGAGCAGTCCGACCATGTCGACATCGACGAGAACGAGGTGCGGGTGGACGTCTACCGTTCCTCCGGCCCCGGCGGTCAGTCGGTGAACACGACCGACTCGGCGGTGCGGCTGACGCACATCCCGACCGGCATCGTGGTGACCTGCCAGAACGAGAAGTCGCAGATCCAGAACAAGGCGTCCGCCATGCGCGTCCTCGCCGCGAAGCTGCTGGAGCGCAAGCGCCAGGAGGAGGCCGCGGAGATGGACGCCCTGCGTGGCGACGGCTCGAACTCCTGGGGCAACCAGATGCGGTCCTACGTGCTGCATCCGTACCAGATGGTCAAGGACCTTCGGACGAACTACGAGGTCAACGATCCGCAGAAGGTGCTCGACGGGGACATCGACGGGTTCCTCGAGGCCGGTATCCGTTGGCGTATGGCGCAGCAGCAGGGGGAGGGCGCGTAG
- a CDS encoding inositol monophosphatase family protein, producing the protein MSSPLPAEALQAITKTFIIAHDGDNDAALAQALVYNAGRLAWRMREAGLTTEYKTSVSDVVTAADTAAEEFVATALRTLRPDDGLLGEEGTAHPSLSGRTWVIDPVDGTYNFTTGSDYWCSALALVEGDPDAPDVLHFGAVHRPAMGYTWFGGADLATSIDNREVARLDSPDYNVTPEQTCLAGYLHPTDIADPTVAAAYTAVVREFATVRWMGSASVDLGTVAQGNIGCWMQHSLPAWDLLPGRGLVEGAGGKVVQVTATGKRWTIAGAPASVDRAAEILGAID; encoded by the coding sequence ATGAGTTCCCCGCTCCCCGCCGAAGCACTCCAGGCCATCACCAAGACCTTCATCATCGCCCACGACGGCGACAATGACGCCGCCCTCGCGCAGGCCCTCGTCTACAACGCCGGACGCCTCGCCTGGCGGATGCGGGAGGCGGGCCTGACCACCGAGTACAAGACCTCCGTCTCCGACGTCGTCACCGCCGCGGACACCGCCGCCGAGGAGTTCGTCGCCACCGCCCTGCGCACGCTGCGTCCCGATGACGGTCTGCTCGGCGAGGAGGGCACCGCCCACCCCTCCCTGTCCGGACGCACCTGGGTCATCGACCCGGTCGACGGCACCTACAACTTCACCACCGGCTCCGACTACTGGTGCTCGGCCCTCGCCCTCGTCGAGGGGGACCCGGACGCCCCGGATGTCCTCCACTTCGGCGCCGTGCACCGCCCGGCGATGGGCTACACCTGGTTCGGCGGGGCTGATCTGGCGACCAGCATCGACAACCGGGAGGTCGCCCGGCTCGACAGCCCGGACTACAACGTCACCCCGGAGCAGACCTGCCTTGCCGGCTACCTCCACCCCACCGACATCGCCGACCCCACCGTCGCCGCGGCCTACACCGCGGTCGTCCGGGAGTTCGCGACGGTGCGCTGGATGGGCTCCGCCTCCGTCGACCTCGGCACCGTCGCCCAGGGCAACATCGGCTGCTGGATGCAGCACAGTCTGCCCGCCTGGGACCTGCTGCCCGGCCGCGGTCTCGTCGAGGGGGCCGGCGGGAAGGTCGTGCAGGTCACGGCCACCGGGAAGCGGTGGACCATCGCCGGGGCACCGGCGAGCGTGGACCGCGCGGCGGAGATCCTCGGCGCGATCGACTGA
- the hisN gene encoding histidinol-phosphatase, whose protein sequence is MTTPTSPYAEDLTLALTLADSADALTMDRFEAADLEVHAKPDLSPVSDADTATEQKIRDLLAVQRPGDAVLGEEFGGDVEFSGRQWVVDPIDGTKNYVRGVPVWATLIALLVDGVPVVGVVSAPALARRWWAADGMGAWRTFGAAGAADARPMHVSGVADIADASISLSSLEGWKVVGRRDELIALTDSAWRLRGFGDFWSYCMVAEGAVDVAAEPEVNLWDLAALDIIVREAGGTFTSLDGTAGPHGGSAVGSNGRLQDAVLAALRPAAPTSASVDQ, encoded by the coding sequence ATGACGACCCCGACCTCCCCCTACGCCGAGGACCTCACCCTGGCCCTCACTCTCGCCGACAGTGCGGACGCCCTCACCATGGACCGTTTCGAGGCCGCTGACCTGGAGGTCCATGCGAAACCGGACCTCTCCCCGGTCTCCGACGCGGACACCGCCACCGAACAGAAGATCCGCGATCTCCTCGCGGTGCAGCGCCCCGGCGACGCGGTCCTGGGCGAGGAGTTCGGCGGAGACGTCGAATTCAGCGGCCGGCAGTGGGTGGTCGACCCCATCGACGGCACGAAGAACTACGTCCGCGGCGTGCCGGTGTGGGCCACTCTCATCGCCCTGCTCGTCGACGGCGTCCCCGTCGTCGGTGTGGTCTCCGCGCCGGCGCTGGCACGGCGGTGGTGGGCCGCCGACGGCATGGGCGCGTGGCGCACCTTCGGGGCCGCCGGTGCCGCCGACGCCCGGCCGATGCACGTCTCCGGCGTCGCCGACATCGCGGACGCCTCGATCTCCCTGTCCTCCCTCGAAGGCTGGAAGGTCGTCGGACGCCGCGACGAACTCATCGCCCTCACCGACTCCGCCTGGCGGCTGCGCGGCTTCGGTGACTTCTGGTCCTACTGCATGGTCGCCGAGGGCGCCGTCGACGTCGCCGCCGAACCCGAGGTCAACCTGTGGGACCTCGCGGCGCTCGACATCATCGTCCGCGAGGCCGGCGGCACCTTCACCTCCCTCGACGGGACCGCCGGCCCGCACGGCGGCTCCGCGGTCGGCAGCAACGGCCGGCTGCAGGACGCGGTGCTCGCGGCCCTCCGCCCCGCCGCGCCCACTTCAGCTAGCGTGGACCAGTAG
- the pgi gene encoding glucose-6-phosphate isomerase, with translation MATPSITTTPEWEALVTQAPRFRETTLRDLFADDPGRAGDLTFDVGPLHVDLSKNLVDPGLLQRLTAVARAAGVEERRTAMFTGEHINVTEDRAVLHTALRIPAEQDLSVDGQDVAADVHEVLGRMRDFARALRSGTWRGSTGHTVKEVVNIGIGGSDLGPDMAARALRPYQTAGIRPHFISNVDPSDLLETLEGLDPESTLFVISSKTFTTSETLSNAHAARRWLLRQLGTDTSDEDAVRAVVAKHFVAVSTNADEVAAFGIDTANMFGFWDWVGGRYSVDSAIGLSLMAAIGPRDFMEFVAGFHDVDDHFSSEPLEMNVPVLMGLLGVWYTDVLGAQSHAVLPYAQDLGRFPAYLQQLTMESNGKSVRLDGSLVDTETGEIYWGEPGCNGQHAFFQLLHQGTHLIPADFIGFINPHDDLVAADGTTSMHDMLLANFLAQTKVLAFGRTAEELREAGVDEALIPHKVMPGNRPSTTILADKLTPRVLGALIALYEHIVFVQGVVWGINSFDQWGVELGKKKATDLLPVLSGTGPVESGDTSTDELVQFIRSRRVR, from the coding sequence GTGGCGACACCCAGCATCACGACCACCCCGGAATGGGAGGCCCTGGTGACGCAGGCGCCCCGGTTCCGGGAGACCACTCTGCGGGACCTCTTCGCCGACGACCCCGGCCGGGCCGGTGACCTCACCTTCGACGTCGGCCCGCTCCACGTGGACCTCTCGAAGAACCTGGTGGACCCGGGACTGCTGCAGCGGCTCACCGCCGTCGCGCGGGCGGCCGGGGTGGAGGAGCGCCGCACCGCCATGTTCACCGGTGAGCACATCAACGTCACCGAGGACCGGGCGGTCCTGCACACCGCACTGCGTATCCCCGCCGAACAGGACCTCTCCGTCGACGGTCAGGATGTCGCCGCCGACGTCCACGAGGTTCTCGGCCGGATGCGGGACTTCGCCAGGGCACTGCGGTCGGGGACGTGGCGGGGCTCCACCGGCCACACCGTCAAAGAGGTCGTGAACATCGGCATCGGCGGTTCCGACCTGGGCCCCGATATGGCGGCACGGGCGCTGCGCCCCTACCAGACCGCCGGGATCCGGCCGCACTTCATCTCGAACGTGGATCCCAGCGATCTCCTCGAGACCCTCGAGGGGCTGGACCCGGAGTCCACCCTGTTCGTCATCTCCTCGAAGACCTTCACCACCTCGGAGACCCTGTCGAACGCGCACGCCGCCCGCCGGTGGCTGCTCCGGCAGCTCGGCACCGACACCTCCGACGAGGACGCGGTGCGTGCGGTCGTGGCGAAACACTTCGTGGCCGTGTCCACGAACGCCGACGAGGTCGCCGCGTTCGGCATCGACACCGCCAACATGTTCGGCTTCTGGGACTGGGTCGGCGGCCGCTACTCGGTGGACTCCGCCATCGGACTGTCCCTGATGGCCGCCATCGGTCCGCGGGACTTCATGGAGTTCGTCGCCGGTTTCCACGATGTCGACGACCACTTCTCCTCCGAGCCGCTCGAGATGAACGTGCCGGTCCTCATGGGTCTGCTGGGGGTCTGGTACACCGACGTCCTCGGCGCCCAGTCCCACGCGGTGCTGCCGTACGCGCAGGACCTCGGCCGGTTCCCCGCCTACCTGCAGCAGCTGACGATGGAGTCCAACGGCAAGTCCGTGCGGTTGGACGGGTCACTGGTCGACACGGAGACCGGGGAGATCTACTGGGGTGAGCCGGGCTGCAACGGACAGCACGCCTTCTTCCAGCTGCTGCACCAGGGCACCCACCTCATCCCCGCCGACTTCATCGGCTTCATCAACCCGCACGACGATCTGGTCGCCGCCGACGGGACGACGAGCATGCACGACATGCTGCTGGCGAACTTCCTCGCGCAGACGAAGGTCCTGGCCTTCGGCCGCACCGCCGAGGAGCTGCGGGAGGCCGGAGTCGACGAGGCGCTGATCCCCCACAAGGTCATGCCGGGCAACCGTCCGTCGACGACCATCCTCGCCGACAAGCTCACCCCCCGGGTGCTGGGTGCCCTCATCGCCCTCTACGAGCACATCGTGTTCGTGCAGGGTGTGGTGTGGGGCATCAACAGTTTCGACCAGTGGGGTGTCGAGCTGGGCAAGAAGAAGGCGACGGACCTGCTGCCCGTGCTCAGCGGCACCGGCCCGGTCGAGTCGGGGGACACCTCCACCGACGAGCTGGTGCAGTTCATCCGCTCCCGCCGCGTCCGGTAG